One part of the Pristis pectinata isolate sPriPec2 chromosome 15, sPriPec2.1.pri, whole genome shotgun sequence genome encodes these proteins:
- the asb15a gene encoding ankyrin repeat and SOCS box protein 15, protein MDVNTNFTNDHLTQYAIQLSLQEASNQSAQCNESTLPLSQENRQIVKAIRQGEIFELQQLTKHKFALDEADEKGWFPLHEAAIQPIQQVLEVVLDSSYKTIWQQKTEDGETPLTLAAAAGLLGNVQALLEKRICPNITNNKGETPLLIAVRRNAYKVVSVLLQHGALINRPCVRRWTAMHEAAKQGHDDMVALLLRNDGNINQKDGYGVTPVATAAAFGHCSVLEYLIHKGGDIHAQADDGASVLFEAAEGGNPDCITVLLEYGANPNAPDNAGHLPIHRAAQEGHYLALKLLIPVTRKSAIKRSGINPIHLAADNGSTQCLELLIESGFDVNAVINEEIAATYDDKRRTALFIAVSNNDIACTELLLKGGALQNQDPLSCLLVAVRAGNHELVRLLLRHGANVNSYFTLINDTHFPTAIQYAVKDEMMLRLLLNNGYNVPMCFDCIHSDSLGRFLVHRVIESKSYITSFCEFITVPWMRHLVGRVVRVLIDYVDYVSFCVKLKPVLEKQKEWPEICHIMENPRHLKHLCRLKIRKNMGQRRLQDPTCLALLPLPPMLVDYLLYKEYDLYGRGLDPLH, encoded by the exons ATGGATGTGAACACTAACTTCACCAATGACCATCTGACTCAGTATGCAATCCAGCTGAGTTTACAAGAAGCTAGTAATCAGTCAGCTCAGTGTAATGAAAG CACTTTACCACTCAGCCAAGAAAACAGACAGATCGTGAAAGCAATCAGGCAAG gaGAAATATTTGAACTACAACAGTTGACGAAACATAAATTTGCCTTGGATGAAGCAGACGAGAAGGGGTGGTTTCCATTGCATGAAGCTGCTATTCAGCCCATTCAACAAGTGCTTGAGGTTGTATTAGACT CATCATATAAAACAATCTGGCAACAAAAGACCGAAGATGGAGAAACTCCACTTACTCTGGCTGCTGCAGCTGGGTTATTGGGGAATGTGCAGGCTCTTTTGGAGAAGCGAATTTGTCCCAATATTACTAACAATAAGGGAGAAACACCACTATTGATTG CTGTGAGGAGGAATGCCTACAAGGTGGTATCGGTGTTGCTACAACACGGGGCACTTATTAACCGGCCTTGTGTCAGACGATGGACAGCGATGCACGAAGCAGCAAAGCAAGGACATGACGATATGGTAGCATTGTTGTTAAGGAACGATGGGAACATCAATCAGAAGGATGGGTATGGAGTAACTCCTGTTGCCACAGCTGCTGCATTTGGACACTGCAGTGTGCTGGAATATCTCATTCACAAAG GAGGTGATATTCATGCCCAAGCAGATGATGGTGCTTCGGTGCTCTTTGAAGCAGCCGAAGGTGGGAACCCAGATTGTATCACAGtgctgctggaatatggagccaaTCCCAATGCACCAGACAATGCAGGTCACCTTCCAATTCACAGGGCAGCACAAGAGGGACATTACTT GGCCTTGAAGCTTCTAATTCCAGTCACTCGGAAGTCTGCAATTAAGAGAAGTGGGATAAATCCAATCCATTTGGCTGCTGACAATGGCAGTACCCAGTGCCTGGAATTACTGATTGAAAGTGGATTTGACGTTAATGCAGTTATAAATGAAGAGATAGCTGCAACCTACGATGATAAGCGGAGGACAGCTCTGTTTATTGCTGTGTCTAATAACGATATTGCCTGCACTGAACTCCTGCTGAAAGGGGGTGCACTACAAAACCAAGACCCACTCTCCTGCCTCCTTGTAGCAGTGAGAGCAGGGAATCACGAGCTGGTGCGATTACTCCTACGTCACGGCGCCAACGTCAACAGCTACTTCACACTAATTAATGATACTCACTTTCCTACTGCCATTCAGTATGCTGTAAAAGATGAAATGATGCTGAGGCTCTTGCTCAATAATGGCTACAACGTACCAATGTGCTTTGACTGCATACACTCCGACAGCCTTGGAAGGTTTCTTGTCCATCGGGTGATTGAATCAAAGTCCTATATCACCTCA TTCTGCGAGTTCATCACCGTTCCATGGATGCGTCATTTGGTCGGAAGGGTAGTGCGTGTGCTGATAGATTACGTGGATTACGTTTCCTTCTGTGTGAAATTAAAGCCTGTACTTGAGAAGCAAAAGGAATGGCCCGAGATCTGTCACATCATGG AAAACCCTCGTCATTTGAAGCATTTGTGCCGACTGAAAATACGGAAAAATATGGGGCAAAGGCGGCTGCAAGACCCTACATGTTTAGCATTGCTTCCTCTCCCTCCAATGCTTGTGGATTACCTCTTGTATAAGGAATATGATCTATATGGAAGAGGTCTTGATCCACTGCATTAG